The genomic region tttgccaaaaagaatttgccaaggactaaccgcctggattcattttgtgtctctcttctcccttttccaaaagaacaaatgactaaccgtctgaattcttttgtgtctcccttctcccttgtcaaagaattcaaaacgacacagtctgagaattcttttgattcttcccattccctaatacaaaagtgttcaaaggactaaccgcctgagaattcttttgtatccccattcacaaagtatcaaaggtttaatagcctgagatctttgtctcaacacattggagggtacatcctttgtggtacaagtagagggtacatctacttgggtttgactgagaacaagagagggtacatctcttgtggatcagttctagtggagggtacatccactaggttcaacgagaacaagggagggtacatcccttgtggatctttgcttgtaaaaggatttttacaaggttgaaagaaatctcaaggaccgcaggtcgcttgaggtctgaatgtaggcacgggttgttgccgaaccagtataaaaattcttgtgtgtttgtttccttcttccctactcttttactttccactgtgcatttaatttccgcttttactttctgttaagttttctcttctactcctcattctcttaacaatttagtaaaagccttaaaagagtaatttttttaattagtaaaggtttataagtaattaattcaacccccccttcttaattattctgaggccactcgatccaacagttGCCTTGCACATTCAAGAAAGATTGATTCCCGAGTTGTGATCTGTCCTTGGTTTCCTGCTAGTATTTATCCTTTTGAGAAGAAATTCTACCATTGTTGTTGGCAGTATCAAGCTTGTCTTCAAGTTccctaatttttgttttgagagTCATCATGTTTTTTGGGCATCATGAGTTGATGTACTCATTCTATTATTTTCATCTATAGTTCTATCCTGTATTTTCTTGGCCTTGAGAAGACCCTGTTTTCAAGTGCTGATTTTCCACAACGTTGACTACTAAGACGATTGAAATCGAGATTTGTAGTAGTGTTTATTctaatttaagataaaatattcattaatgtTGTTGAATAATAatgccattttttattttaagaattattcaAACTTATAAATGTTCATTTAATTCATAGGCAACTTTCTAGTTTTAATATACACATtgataatttaagaaaataaattgacttatatttctaaaaaatgtcaatttatatttcattttatctatCCACTTTtgaatgaatttattttctatttattttattaaaaattcaagacaatattaattactatctttttaattatattcttatttttacttaattaattaataaataatttatacacttATCATAAATGAAAAGGAACAATAAAAgagaatatgttaaaaaattaacaataatgtttaagtaaattaggatattaattatattgtttaatATTTCGATTATCCACCTAATTAAGtggacagaaaaagaaaacaaatgggAATAAttgttaagatatttttttgagtaACCATGTGTTAGGTGcaatgtatttattaattttgtcaatGACTAATATTTGTTTTGAGAAAACTTAACAAGCTATCTTTTGTAAGTTTTCTCCTCCTAACCTATGGTTACACATAGTTGTTAATactataatttttgttaaattataaagaattattttaaaagtgtaaataaattataaatacatatTTGATGAAATATATAGTATAATATAAGGAGAAAGGTATCATCAGTCGTGTGGATCAATTGTCATGAAAATTTTCAACTTAACAAGTTGTTTTAGTTTGAATCCCGGATATTTAGCTTTGTTAAAATACTTAGAGGGAGAgatgtcaaaaaaataattaaatagaaaggtttttctaatatatttgatttttaaatatgtttttatagttaaaaataaatgaccaaTAGTAAATAAAgcatgatttaaatatttttaaaactataaatatttcatcaaaagtattttatattaaaattattcaaaatataaatagtttAGTTTTGTTTAATCGCATACACAagtcattaaatataatttatttttgaattatattttttgtgtaaCCAGAAgatatttgatgtttttatttgGTATTCAACTAACCTCCTTCCACCTACGCGACTCTGGGTCTAAGTCGAATCTAGATCTTTGTTTAAAGACTTAAGTGCCGACCTACTTGCACTAATGAATTTGGGTATATTTGACTTATAGGACTGCTATTCATACACTTTTCTTTTagcattacaatttttttttatcccatTCACATTACCTATATATTTTGGCAGCTACATTCCTTCAGAAATTGCTTTGCTTGGCTTTAAACAAAAAACTtctcatctttcaaaaacatataatatttttattttgtttcaggcttataaaataaacaaggaTAATGAGATTTATTTGTTAAGGAAGGGTAGATCAATTGATTGAACAAAATACTCGTTGTTGTAAATTTGTgacaatttatttgatttttacaatgaaaaaaagagataataagACTTATTTGCCATTCATCGGTTGACTTGTCAAGTAAGACGGCATAATATACCGTATGCTAATGACAAATTGGGTCTTGTAATCTTGAATTTCCACTCCCTAAAACAAGGTATTGAAGAAGCACCACTACATGGTatggtaagaaacaaaacaagtgctaaggaaaaaagaaaaagcacacaaaagGGCAAAAGTATAAAGATAGGAAACAGATGGGTGACGCAGGAAAGCGCAGCAACTCCCAACCCCTTTTCAGTACCCTGATTACCCCTCCCCACCTAAAATAACATCCAAAAAATTCAATCTCCAAAATGCCCTTTATTAATTCATACAAAAATGAGAGGCCAAAGGGCACAATAGTAAACAGTCAATGAACAGTTATTTTGGggaaaaaataaacagaaaaaacaAACCGTATGAAAATGCAAGACCCACACAACACACCTTCAGAGAACCATTGCAAGAGAAGCAAAAGAGAAAGCAGAGAGAAAAAAGTGGAGGATTGTTGAAGAGAGAGTCTCGTGATTTGAGAAGGCCACAAATCTCCGAAATAAAAGCTTCAAATTTCGGTCACAATTTAAAGAAAAAGgggatttatttaaaaacttttttaaataaaagaacagAACTTGGGGTGTGGCAaagcagagaaagaagaagaagaagaagaatcattTGGGTGTGTTTTTGAAGTGAAAGGTGATGTCGTGTTCTTCTTCATCTGGGTCTGAAGAGGAGGATGAGGGGTTCGACTCTTACCGGAAAGGAGGGTACCACGCCGTCAGAGTCGCCGATCAGTTCGCCGGCGGCAGGTACATAGCGCAGAGGAAGCTCGGTTGGGGTCAGTTTTCAACAGTTTGGCTTGCCTATGATACTACTACATCTGTATGTTTGATCCTTACTCTTCTCGTTttcattcttctcttttttcattcttttaatcTTTCTTTGGTTATTTCCTTCCAAAGGGGTTGTTTTGAATTGGGATTGATTTGACCTGTGATTTGTGTTTTGATGTGAATAGTTGttgaaacttttttcttttaatcgtTATGGCAATCAGTTTTTATGTGAGCTGGATGACTTCGTGTGTCCATGTAGTCGACCGCACTTAGTGGATAAGGCCTTGatgttgtttttgttattatggCAATCTGTTTTGAATCTGTAGGAGTGGGGTTGTTAGATTCTGTGCTGGTTTTGTGTGTTTCGTTTATCATGTTTGTCTGCTTTGAATTATGTAGGGGTTACATGGTTTTCCTTTTGATTCAGAatatgtttgtgtgtgtggTTTGTGATTGTAAGTTTAAATATGTAAGTggatgttttctgtttttttgttttctggtgttttttctctctcccaGTAGGTTTTCCTTTCTTTATACAACAGAAACATTGGTTTGTTCGATCTAATGTGTGTGTATTTGTGTTGTCAGTTTCTGGCTTAAGGGTAACATTTGATTGAATGGATCAAATTGGGATGTATATGTATGTTGAACAACCTTTTTGTCTTCCCATGTCACTGCCACTTCTTCTGTTGGTATTTGTATTTTTCAACATTTGTGGAAATACTTAACAGACCTTGCATGTTGGAATGACAAACAACATGGGCAGTGATCATCATAAAGGGTGACTACCTGGAACACATAGATTTGTCTGCTTGCAGAAAGATACTAAATGTGTCGCTGCATCCCTTTGTTTTTATAAGATTCTAGCTGATTTGGTAAATGTGCCTTACGCTCGTTTTTAACAGTAACACCTGGTGTCTTTCTTTTGTGTGCATTAATTTTGTTGAACGGTTTAGGTTAGCTGCTTATGGAAACACTGTAATTCTGAATTTTAGTTCTAATTCAGCAAAGTTGAATGTTGAAATGGATTTGACTTCTCTAAAGTGAGAGTTGATGGGTAAATTAGTGgagtagtttttaaattttaacaatttcATAGTTTGTTATACTCGTGCTTATATTGTATCACAATCTCAACAGCTGTTTTTCCAATCAATGATTATACTtcataatttattctttaatgTGCACCCCTCATTATAGAGGAGTTCAATCCAAGACTAACTTGGGTGTCTTATATACACACACTCCTAACTTCATGGATCCAGAACTTCTGATACCATTAAATCACTTATTTATTGTGGGGTCTGGCTAAATGcttaaatttagaaaagaaaaggatcccaaagaaagaagaaaaagaagatggTAAAATAATCAGAGGAAACTTAATGTGTATACTGTCTATCATATACACTGTATATCCAGCAGGGGTATTTCCACAGTGGCACAATCCCTCTGGTAGTTGCTATGAATTAGGTCCAAGTATTATCCTTTCTTCATCTAATAGTTCTGTATCcatgtttaattaaaaaagttttcaCAAAGGTTTGCTTGTGTCCCAACTAATTTTGCTCAGACAgtgataactttttttatattattttagttcagcagtattttttttttgtttatcaatatattctaattttaaatttggattTTCAGGCATATGTTGCTCTCAAGATCCAGAAAAGTGCTGCCCAGTTTGTTCAGGCCGCCCTTCATGAAATTGATGTTCTTTCATCCCTTGCTGATGGTGTCGATATGGATTCAAAATGTGTTGTCCATTTGATTGATCACTTTAAGCACACAGGTCCTAATGGTCAGCACCTTTGCATGGTGCTTGAGTTTCTTGGGGATAGTTTGCTTCGTCTAATCAAATATAACCGGTATAAAGGCCTTCCTTTGGATAAAGTTAGGGAGATTTGCAAGTGCATTTTGATCGGTTTGGATTATTTACATAGAGAACATGGCATTATCCACTCAGACCTAAAACCAGAAAATGTTCTTCTGGTTTCTACCATTGATCCTGCCAAAGACCCTGTTAGATCTGGACTCACCCCAATATTAGAGAGGCCTGAGGGAAACATAAATGGTGGTGGAGTTACTAGTCTTATTGAGAAAAAGTTGAAAAGAAGAGCTAGGAGGGCAGTTGCAAAAATATCTGGGAGAAGTTCTCCAATAGGAGGAATTGAAGCTCCAAAGTCTGACAGAAATCTTGATGGGATTGATGTGAGATGCAAGGTGGTAGATTTTGGAAATGCTTGTTGGGCTGATAAGCAGTTTGCAGAAGAAATTCAAACAAGACAGTACAGAGCTCCTGAAGTAATACTGCAGGCCGGTTATTCCTTTGCTGTTGACATGTGGTCTTTTGCTTGCATTGCTTTTGAGCTTGCCACTGGTGATATGTTGTTTACTCCCAAGGTTGGACAGGGTTTTAGTGAGGATGAGGTATGGTGATTTTGTTTGTAcactattattatttaaattatgtttcaCATCTTTTATGAATGGATGGTAGTTTTTATGATAATTGTTAAGCTACCTTATATTTCGTTGCTATTAATGCAAAAGGGTTCCAAACTAGAGGAAACTTATGGTAAGATATTGTTTGAAATGATATAATAGATTATttgataactattttttttatagaacaaggttgagtaattaatttttacctttaatatttctaactatCATAAATGCTTCTACAATAGTCATTTCTTTATTCTGGAATGTGAGTAGAGATAATcagaaatgataaattaatacaaGATATCCAGTTACGGAATTCGTTGAAGCTAGCTGTGTTTCCAGTCCATTTGATGTCAAGTTGGCACTggacacatgaacattctttgcgatatttttcatttgatttcagAACATAGTTTTGATTAATTCATGTAATAGGTATCTCAAAGTCCAGGACTATTATGTATTCCTTCTGCTGGTTCCTGATGAttgaaagcaaaataaatatgatgtgtGATCCACGGATGACTAGATCgtatattaattaatcaatctatAGTTTAATTTTTCCATGTATTTATGATCCTTTCACAACCTTGGTAAGAGAAGAACTAACATATGTGCTCTGGATGATTCATGGATGGGCATTTTTGTTTCCCAAGAATGAGTTTCTATTGGTATGGGAAGAGATTATGAGTTTCATACATTTCATTTGTAATTGTGTTGAAATAGTAAGCTATTGAATCATAGTTACCATTAAGGATACGTTAGTTGTGATTGCTTTGACTTGGTGAACACAACTACACAAGTCTATAACTCAGATTGCATGTTAGAATAACAAAAGTTTGTGCTACGTTGGTTTCAGGATCACCTTGCCCTGATGATGGAACTCCTTGGAAAGATGCCCCGGAAGGTAGAAAATTATCTCTGCATATTATTCAAATAGCTATTATGCAAAATCTAATCTTGCATGTGGCAGGTTGCTACTTCTGGAGCAAAATCCAAGGACTTCTTTGACAGACATGGGGATCTCAAAAGGATTCGAAGACTTAAGTTTTGGCCGCTAAGCAAATTGTTGATTGATAGATATAAATTTTCAGAGCGCGATGCCTGTGAGTTTTCAGAGTTTCTTTTACCACTTCTTGATTTTGCACCCGAGAAGCGGCCAACAGCACAGCAGTGCCTGCAACTCCCATGGCTCCAGGGCATAGAGTCTACACCAAATGAAATGAGAAATGAATCTAGTGTGGAAAAGGTGGGTGTTGGGATGAGCAACCTTCAAATCAAGGTGGGAAAGTGAAGAGAAAAGTATTTAACAGTCACCCTTCAAGACCCTTCCTTCGCCCTGAATGACTATTGATTgtaatttgtttttggtttaatcaaatttaataagatttatttttttattggattaaATACTACAGGGAtgtaaattagttatgaattttGTTTATCCAGAGATATCTGACACAATTTGTGTGTATATTTACCACATGATGATTTAAAGGGATGATGGCGTTCATCAAAATCAGTTCTAAAGTTCTTCTCCCCGACGAATTACTTACaagttacaaaaatgggtggaAAGAATTTTGTTATGCTAATGTGAGGACTATTATCCACTGATCCTTTTTCCTATTTGATTTCAGAATGTTAATTTTGTTGCCAATGTACCAACCATTTATGTAAACTTGAATTTCATGACAAAAGCACTTAGGTTGTGTTTGACTCAAGTATCAAGAAAAGTTTATGGGAACGTGAACTGGACATATCACATTCTCATGTTTGGTCCattctgaaagaaaaaaattattgatttctAGACGTACAAGCTcatatttatcttcttttctGTTCTCATGATTAATGTTGGGATATCCTGCATTTTCATGGAAatggaagttatt from Glycine soja cultivar W05 chromosome 16, ASM419377v2, whole genome shotgun sequence harbors:
- the LOC114390974 gene encoding probable serine/threonine-protein kinase sky1, with amino-acid sequence MSCSSSSGSEEEDEGFDSYRKGGYHAVRVADQFAGGRYIAQRKLGWGQFSTVWLAYDTTTSAYVALKIQKSAAQFVQAALHEIDVLSSLADGVDMDSKCVVHLIDHFKHTGPNGQHLCMVLEFLGDSLLRLIKYNRYKGLPLDKVREICKCILIGLDYLHREHGIIHSDLKPENVLLVSTIDPAKDPVRSGLTPILERPEGNINGGGVTSLIEKKLKRRARRAVAKISGRSSPIGGIEAPKSDRNLDGIDVRCKVVDFGNACWADKQFAEEIQTRQYRAPEVILQAGYSFAVDMWSFACIAFELATGDMLFTPKVGQGFSEDEDHLALMMELLGKMPRKVATSGAKSKDFFDRHGDLKRIRRLKFWPLSKLLIDRYKFSERDACEFSEFLLPLLDFAPEKRPTAQQCLQLPWLQGIESTPNEMRNESSVEKVGVGMSNLQIKVGK